In one Lycium ferocissimum isolate CSIRO_LF1 unplaced genomic scaffold, AGI_CSIRO_Lferr_CH_V1 ctg13055, whole genome shotgun sequence genomic region, the following are encoded:
- the LOC132042062 gene encoding uncharacterized protein LOC132042062 translates to MQTGSKDGEVKLFRILPKRNLCKQNNFPMMKTLVWNFRAVNTHKAFHKVQMLHKHRKFVLISLLEPFQQSRHIDRYKRRLGMNLANHNCNGKIWFFVTDGIEVDVLMDTDQQVTIKMLFQDSGKCMILNIVYAKCDAGERMVMWDNTYQLASFMDLPWMVGGDFNVIMHEEEKIGGLLVYPAEYEDFAFCMNSCELSEVEFKGSPFTWWNGRAGHDCIFKRLDRILVN, encoded by the coding sequence ATGCAAACAGGATCCAAGGATGGAGAAGTAAAACTATTCAGGATTCTACCAAAGAGGAATCTTTGCAAACAAAACAACTTCCCAATGATGAAAACACTCGTTTGGAATTTCAGAGCTGTCAATACTCATAAGGCTTTTCACAAAGTTCAGATGTTGCATAAACACCGTAAGTTTGTCCTGATATCTTTGTTAGAGCCTTTCCAACAATCCAGACATATAGACAGATATAAGAGAAGATTAGGTATGAACCTGGCTAATCACAACTGCAATGGAAAGATTTGGTTTTTTGTTACTGATGGTATTGAAGTGGATGTTCTAATGGACACTGATCAACAAGTGACTATTAAGATGTTGTTTCAGGATAGTGGCAAGTGTATGATTTTAAATATAGTATATGCAAAGTGTGATGCCGGTGAAAGAATGGTGATGTGGGATAATACTTATCAATTGGCAAGCTTTATGGACTTGCCTTGGATGGTAGGGGGagattttaatgtcattatgCATGAGGAAGAAAAGATAGGAGGTTTACTAGTATATCCAGCAGAATATGAAGATTTTGCCTTTTGCATGAACTCTTGTGAATTATCAGAGGTAGAGTTTAAAGGCAGTCCttttacttggtggaatggaagggCTGGTCATGATTGCATTTTCAAGAGATTGGATAGGATTCTGGTCAATTAG